Below is a window of Pedobacter africanus DNA.
AGGTGCACCTGGTCAGTTCAATCAATGCGGCCAATGCCTTTAGTCCGAATGGAGATGGTGTAAATGACACCTGGGTTTTAAAGTATATCGAAACTTATCCTAATGTTGCTGTTGATGTTTTTAACCGTTATGGCGAAAAAGTTTTTTCCAGCCAGGGATATTCAGTACCTTTTGACGGGAATTATAATGGAAAACAATTGCCCGTTGGTACATATTATTATATCATCAATCCAAAAAATGGGAAAAAGCTAATTAAGGGGGCATTGACACTGGTACGATAAATGAAAGTTCACGTTTACTTTACAGCAATATTGACGGCATGCAGTGTTTTATGCACCGCTCAGCAGCGCCCTCAGTATACCCAGTATGTGTTTAACAATTACCTGTTGAACCCGGCCATCAGTGGCATTGAAAATTATGCGGATGTAAAAGCAGGATTTCGCAAGCAGTGGGCAGGTATTGAAGGCGCGCCACAAACCTCATTTCTGACTGCGCACTGGAACCTGGGAAGCGGTTACCTGTGGCGAAATGCTTTGTCGCTGCCCGACAAAGGCGACGATCCCATGAGCCGGAACTACATGCAAAACTATACCTCATCTCCGGCTCACCATGGTATGGGCGTTACAGTGGTATACGATGAAACCGGCCCGCTGTCGCGTCTGGATGCCAGTTTAACTTATGCCTATCATCTGCAGCTCAGTAATGCCTTTAACCTTTCGGTAGGCGTGGCAGCGGGGCTGAGCCGGATTGCATTGGATGCAAATGCACTGCATTTTGAAGATCAGATCAATGAAAGGGCGGTATCCGGCCAGTTGTTAAGTCAGCTGAAACCAGACCTGGGTTTCGGGCTGTGGCTTTACAGCGGACGTCTGTTTGCGGGTGCTTCCGTTCAGCAGATATTGTCTCAAAAACTATCTTTTACAAGCGATCCCAATTACAATAGCGGCAAGGAGGTGCCACACTTTTTTGTAACTGCAGGTTACAGGATGTACATTGATGATGTGATTAGCGCTACTCCTTCAATTATGTTTAAAGAGGTTAGCCCAAGCCCTGCATCAATCGATGTAAACCTGAAAGTGGCATTTAAAGACCGGTTCTGGGTAGGAGGGAGTTACCGGAAGGATGATTCCTTTTCCGCCCTGGCCGGCGTTAACATCAGCAAACTCATTAACCTTACCTATGCCTACGATTTTACGACATCAGGATTGAACCAGGTCAGTAACGGAAGCCATGAAATTGTATTGGGCTTACAGCTAAATAACGTTTATGAGGTTTTTAGCGGCACCAGGATGTGGTAGAAGGGGTTAAAGTTCCTTTCTTAACCTTGCTACCGGAATGTTCATCTGCTCGCGGTACTTGGCTACTGTTCTCCTTGCAATGTTGTATCCTCTTTCTTTAAGGATTTCAGTTAGCTTTTCATCTGCCAGCGGCTTACGTTTGTCTTCGTTTCCGATGCAATCTTCCAGGATCTTTTTCACTTCCTTATTGGATACCTCTTCGCCACTTTCTGTTTGAATGGCCTCAGAGAAGAAGGATTTTAGCAGGAAAGTGCCAAATTCTGTCTGTACATATTTAGAGTTTGCCACACGTGAAACCGTCGAAATGTCCATGTCTATTTTATCGGCAATATCTTTCAGGATCATCGGACGCATCTTACGCTCGTCGCCGGTCAGCAAATACTCATACTGGTACTGCATAATAGCATTCATGGTCTTAAGCAGGGTTTGCTGTCTTTGTTTGATGGCGTCAATAAACCATTTTGCCGAATCCAGCTTTTGTTTTACGAACTGGACAGCTTCCTTCATTTTTTTGTCCTTTTGGGCTGCTTTATCGTAATGGTCAAACATATCGATATAGGAACGGCTTACCCTGAGCTCTGGTGCATTCTTTGAATTGAGGGTAAGGATCAGTACACCGTCGTTATTGCTTACGTGGAAATCAGGGATGATCTGCAGCTGCTTTGTGGTAACCTGGTTCGAATCACCGGGCTTTGGGTTTAAACGCAAAATTTCAGCAACTACTTCTTTTAAATCCTCACTGCTTAGGTTTAATGACTTCTCAAGTTTATCGTAATGCTTGCGGGTAAATTCATCCAGGTAATTTTCAACGATGA
It encodes the following:
- a CDS encoding PorP/SprF family type IX secretion system membrane protein yields the protein MKVHVYFTAILTACSVLCTAQQRPQYTQYVFNNYLLNPAISGIENYADVKAGFRKQWAGIEGAPQTSFLTAHWNLGSGYLWRNALSLPDKGDDPMSRNYMQNYTSSPAHHGMGVTVVYDETGPLSRLDASLTYAYHLQLSNAFNLSVGVAAGLSRIALDANALHFEDQINERAVSGQLLSQLKPDLGFGLWLYSGRLFAGASVQQILSQKLSFTSDPNYNSGKEVPHFFVTAGYRMYIDDVISATPSIMFKEVSPSPASIDVNLKVAFKDRFWVGGSYRKDDSFSALAGVNISKLINLTYAYDFTTSGLNQVSNGSHEIVLGLQLNNVYEVFSGTRMW
- the rpoN gene encoding RNA polymerase factor sigma-54, with protein sequence MLKQHLQQKLLQKLSPQQIQFIKLLQVPTVALDTRIKEELEENPALEDPSLMIADEPKGEYDDLNDTPEDFDAGSSEESTDEFNVDDYLQDDDVNDYSTSYNNGDDDEEKKETPIAIESTFFESLQEQLDLVPLSDQDFIIGKQIIGSLDDDGYLRRPVTSMIDDLAFSQNVMVEEEDVLEMLKVIQHFDPPGIAARDLQECLTLQLKRKDPNNPIIQKAILIVENYLDEFTRKHYDKLEKSLNLSSEDLKEVVAEILRLNPKPGDSNQVTTKQLQIIPDFHVSNNDGVLILTLNSKNAPELRVSRSYIDMFDHYDKAAQKDKKMKEAVQFVKQKLDSAKWFIDAIKQRQQTLLKTMNAIMQYQYEYLLTGDERKMRPMILKDIADKIDMDISTVSRVANSKYVQTEFGTFLLKSFFSEAIQTESGEEVSNKEVKKILEDCIGNEDKRKPLADEKLTEILKERGYNIARRTVAKYREQMNIPVARLRKEL